The proteins below are encoded in one region of Triticum aestivum cultivar Chinese Spring chromosome 1B, IWGSC CS RefSeq v2.1, whole genome shotgun sequence:
- the LOC123095796 gene encoding photosystem II reaction center W protein, chloroplastic: MAMISPAAATVVAARPGQALGLPQLRVTRAERLRCGCSKDRKEAAAASPAVVKGVPLLAAASAAVTAAAPALALVDERMSTEGTGLSLGLSNNLLGWILLGVFGLIWSLYTVYSSTLDDDDESGGLSL; the protein is encoded by the exons ATGGCAATGATcagtcctgccgccgccactgtcgtCGCTGCCAGGCCGGGGCAGGCTCTAG GGCTGCCTCAGCTTAGGGTGACCAGGGCCGAGAGGCTGAGGTGCGGCTGCTCCAAGGACCGCAAGGAGGCGGCAGCGGCGAGTCCGGCGGTCGTGAAGGGCGTGCCGCTGCTGGCCGCGGCGAGCGCAGCCGTTACGGCGGCGGCCCCGGCGCTGGCGCTGGTGGACGAGCGGATGTCGACGGAGGGCACGGGGCTGAGCCTGGGGCTGAGCAACAACCTGCTGGGGTGGATCCTGCTGGGCGTGTTCGGCCTCATCTGGTCCCTCTACACCGTCTATTCCTCCACCCTGGAcgacgacgacgagtccggcggccTCTCCCTCTGA
- the LOC123095787 gene encoding 40S ribosomal protein S15, translating to MANVGVGTKVAAAAAGQPKKRTFRKFSYRGVDLDALLDMSTDDLVQLLPARGRRRFQRGLKRRPLALIRKLRKAKREAPAGEKPAPVKTHVRNMIIIPEMIGSQIAVYNGKTFVVNEIKPEMIGHYLAEFSISYKPVKHGRPGIGATHSSRFIPLK from the exons ATG GCGAACGTCGGCGTGGGGACGaaggtggccgccgccgccgccgggcagcCGAAGAAGAGGACGTTCCGCAAGTTCAGCTACCGCGGCGTGGACCTCGACGCGCTCCTCGACATGTCCACCGACGACCTCGTCCAGCTCCTCCCCGCCCGCGGCCGCAGAAG GTTCCAGAGGGGGCTGAAGAGGAGGCCCTTGGCGCTCATCAGGAAGCTGCGCAAGGCG aaaagggaggcaccagccGGTGAGAAGCCAGCGCCTGTGAAGACTCATGTGCGCAACATGATCATCATACCAGAGATGATAGGCAGCCAAATTGCAGTGTACAATGGAAAAACCTTCGTCGTAAATGAGATCAAGCCCGAGATGATTGGCCACTACCTCGCCGAGTTCTCCATCAGCTACAAGCCCGTCAAGCACGGAAGGCCCGGTATCGGCGCCACCCACTCCTCGAGGTTCATTCCTCTCAAGTGA